TAAGTGTAATTTAACATATTAATTGCTTCCCTACCTTTACATCAGCTTAAAGGATTATCATATTTGTTAGAAACAAATTTGGAGAAGGGGATTCAAGGAGATGCAGCTGATTTAACGAAGAGGAGCATTTGGATCAAACACATACCCTaaaaaaaagggagtttttTGGTAAATTCATTaccaatttatatttttgcactcatttttttttattagagctATTACCCTTTCTTTTGTTGAAGAAGAGAATATAAGCTactatattgttttattttgctttgtCTTAGATGTTTCTTTAATCTCTGTAACTCATGGTGCTTTTGTTTCCCTGCAAGACAatactctttgtttttgttgcagTCTAGAATCATGTGAGCcacttccttctttctttctaaaaaaacaaagcatTTTGATTAAAGCAAAAAGTTTTATGTGCAGAGTTGGATTATTAGTAaacaaaaaacatgtttgtgCTACATAAATTCAATATGTCATAGCTAACGATTCAATGTGAGGTAAATGTTTTCCCTTCATCATAGCTGTTATGAGTAGTATACTTATGAGGGACAGATTGGTATAATGTTGTGTTAGTatcactacaagaaatctgggtttaggtgacattttaaaaacgtcactaaaaacccaaaaacgtcactatagaccCAAATGGTCTATAGCGACGTTTTCTTTTGCGACGTTCAAAAACGTCACAATAGAGTGGTCAATATAGATCTATTGTGACGTTTCGAAAAACGTCGCCATAtgttattctgtagtgacatttaaaaacttttagcgacgttttataaaacgtcactaaataatattacattttcatatataatgtTGGAAAATACATTTAGCGACGTTTTTAAAACGCCACAAATAATCACACATATAGTGATGTTTCAAAAATGTCACAAAAGCATTTGTCCCCTTGTTTTTAGTGACATTTtgaaaacgtcgctataggATTGATTATTTGCGACGTTTTAAAGGTGTCACTAAAAAGGATTTCCTCTTACtttttagtgacgttttcaaaACGTCACAAAAACctgctcattttttttttttctcaaatactAAAAATGCTATATAAACCTGCTTAAAATTGAACAATAACTAACACAAACTTTTAATAAATCAAATATACCTATTGATCATCAATATTCCACAATAACACGTTAACCATagattcaatatatatatatatatatatatgtgtgtgtgtgtgtgtgtgtgtttaatacCAATACATATATCATCTTGAATTGAACAAAATACTTGTCTCCctacaaataaaaacaaccaCCTAAACTATGACAATATTAAACAAAGTACAATACTTCCAAAATAAATGTGGTTGTAACAAAACACTTGTCTACTTATACCAAAAAAGAACCACCACCCAAACTATGACAATATTATAAACAAAGTACAATAGTTCCAAAATAATTGTGGTTGTTCAAAATAACTATGTAGTAGCCCATGGAGTCCTTAAAACATTGCATGTACCGCTATATGCTAGTTTCTTGATGGGATGAAGCCTGTGACCTGTAAGGAGTTGGAGATTGATGATCTAAACCGAAACCACCCTGAATACAAATTAAAGTATCTAGTAAGTTCATAAAGTAATCATTTCTAGTAACAAAATAATAGTTAccatacttaaaaaatttaaaaaccaaatacattcttaaaacattaaaatttaatactcGACTAGCTTCTGAAGAATGATTTTGCTGATTTTGCACTAGTTGCATCAATTGGGTCATTCGCTCCTCCAAGTTTTCATAACGATTCACTTTCTCCATCAAAGAAGCCACTTGATTCTTTAACTGAGTCACTTCAGCATCCCTTTCTTGGCTTCTTACTTGAGCAATTGTAGGAGTGCTCTTGGCAGGATGCATACTTGGAGTTGGGCCAAATCCCACACCTCGAACACGACCATTGCGCTCATTACCAAACACTTGAGCATATACATCATCTGGTGCCCATGGAATACTACCAGTAAGGTCAGATGATTGCACACGATTTGAGGACTCACTCAACAGTTCGTTGATTTTTTCCtaatattcaaaatttgaacACAATAACACATTAGAAATTAACAATGTTAATAGATTCAATATTACTCTTACCAAATCATGATATTACTTACAATGTTGCCTTTTGCTACGGTGTTAACTGGAGTACCATCTTTATGAAGATGGAGTTTTACATATACATCCGCACGCTCTACAGGATGCCCAAGCATTGTTACCTAAATTATGGtcaattcatttatttaattaggaATAATGGTTTCATACAAACTTAACAACAATCTAATAAGTCATTTACAAGATAATTATTAAGTCATTACCATTTCTTCTGCATATGAAGCAAAGTTTTTTGAACCACCAGTATGCACATTTGTTTGCTTAGAACGACTGTTCTTGTTTTTCAAAGCAACCTcctacatttaaaaaaattacatatttaaacaaagtattatttgaatatatttttcatggTAGATATTCAATGTAGAATAAAGATATTCACATGAATGTTCTTGTTTTGATGATGATGTAGAACAATTAAAGCATATCAATATTGAATAATACCTTCGTTTTTGGTAAACTCCAATACTGAACAAGGTCTTCATAATCTTCAGAAATTACATTTGGTGGTACTCGTGCTCTATTTCCTCTTCCTAGGAAATACTTCTTCTTCAAAGCTGACTTGTGGTTCTTCCAAGATTTTGCAACTGAGGACAATGTCCTATTCTTCATTGCCTCCAACTTAGCAGGTTCTTCAGGCAAAATCCATTTTGACTACATGCAATAGCTTAGTTAGCAAAATCCATATCAAGCTAAACATTTGTGTAAAACTCAATACAAGATAGAATAATACACATATAGTCTATAACTTCCTGAATACCTGAACAATATCCCATATTTGTTCCTTAAATTCATCTGGCATTCTTGTCCAATTCTTATACTTAATTGGGCACAAATGGGGTTTTCGTGCAATTGTACCCAACCAACCTGTGAAGTTCCTCCCTGCCTTCTTAATTGGCTGATTTGAACTAGTTAATGGCAATTCAATCTTGTGATTTTCAGGGAGATTCCAAATGATTGAGTACTTGCTAGCACCACGAGTAGCACGTACTGGAAGCGACACAACTATAATGagaataaaacaataaaagccATTGTCATGCAATATGGGATATTTGTCAAACAATATTAACCATAATCACAAACATAATcttagaaatatataaaataccTGGATTTGGTGCATTTGATGGATTAACTGTGGGTGATTGGCCAATTTCTTGTTGTGACTCATGATCCACATCTTCATTAGAGGCTTGTTGTGACGACCTTACCGAAACGTCACGTATAACTAAacctttcattttcatttatacCTTCAAGAACTAAAATAAGCAAAGAAGATTTATATCCATTTCTATCCATATCTTCATTTacacaacaaattcaaaatcaCGTAGTTTTATAAACATGCAAATAAGATTACACATAAtcttaaatataataaacaatcCACATCAAGTCTATTTATATCCCCATTAACACAAATGGATTAATTTTAAGCCTACAGCCCTTCACACTTCCGAATGCTTAAGATGGTATTAGGAGTCAGGACAGCACACCACCCATCACCAGTGACCACGACCAGCAGCTTCCTGACCCCATTGACCACGACCACAACCAAAAGAGTAGTCTTTGCTCTTAATGGTGATTGAGTGGAGTTTCCGATCTTCGAGACACTAGAAGGTGCAAGTCTTTCAATTCATGTGCTGAACCTTGATCTGGTATGTTTGGACCCCTGATCTGTATTTGTCTTAGGTTGGTTCAATTGGTTCAATTGCGCACCTACATGTATATTCATTTTTGTGCAGTCCTATCTTTttccaatatttttatttataccaaaaaattaaattagaattaTCAGTATCTTTATTATTAGTACAAGGACTGTTATTTTGATGAGCAACagtaaaaattacaagaattttGGCTTTTCTTTAACAAATTTCATGATCTTCTACCACACATTCTTTTAATaagtacttatcaaaaaactTTCTGAATATTGATTACTATTATTTTCCTTAATAACTCTCCTCCcctgggcaaaaaaaaaaaattaataggttTTTTATGGTTTGTTATTATTAACAtacttgcttctttttttgttgtgtgattaattaaaatgacatgaaatataaatttagaaaattttaatttgaataaaaacgTGTCCTAGAATTTCTGTAAGTTGATCATGTGCCCATCACTTGACAAACTTTCCCTCATGGACATAACaaaatctcttcctctctctccctccctctctctcccctAAACACCATCATTGCCACCATAGCCAATCACAGCCCATAGTTTTGAAAGAAAACTTATATCCTTAccttctcaatttttttctctatttgctGTGTATCTCTTTGCCATTGTTTTTGTTAATGATTCCTCCAGGTACTTTTctttgttaggtttttttttttttttttttttttttgagaagaactaCGACCACACCCAAATTTATGTCCAATTTCACAACTTGCTTGGGTGTCATTTTGTGATCAGATTTCAGCACTTATACATGAAACCTACATAGgaacttaataaataaataaaatctaggtTAGCACAAGGTAACACCTAAACATGTTATGGATTTGGGTATGGAGTTGGGTGTCCCTAgactttctcttttcttttctttttttctttcaagccAAACCATGGCTTTGGATAGTACAAACATTGATCAATCCCACAAGTCATGTTACTCTCGTCAACCCagtccaaaagaaaaaatccaagtcgaataagaagaagaagaagaatcataATTTACTAAGAATTACAAGAAGATTAGCACTTGAGGCATTTATGGCTTGAGAGAAGTCTAACAAAGTGGAGagatatttaattaaatttgacaGTCTGCAAATTTTGTTTGTAAGGCTTGATTCATTTCAAGGCAAGTGGAGATTCGTCAAGCATATGACTTCAATTGCACGCCTCTATTAGATGCAAGATCAGATTTGTTTCTTCACACTTGTGTTGCACACCTTTATAAAatgtgttagagatatatattaaacatatattagcccaatgtaataggcccaagcccagtcctacttgtactagtagtctagggtttagtggcctatatatactcatgttagggtttaTTGTAATACAGGAgattattgtactacactcttacacaataaagatgtagcccttaagggattcctccgtgaaTGTAGGCCATCAAGGCTGAACCACATAATCCTTGTGTTCTcggtgttcctattctatgcttctccttccgcatccactctagcatacacaacatggtatgACACAAATCACGTTGCTAATAATACtgatatttaacatggtatcagaacCAAACTTCGTTCTTGGCAGCAAACAAGCAAAAGAAGATTCTCATGTGCACACCACCATCAAAAGTCACACATGCTTGTCTGCTGGATCTAGATTTCATAGCATCTCGTAGTCGCCATGGCTCACTACTGTGTCCAAATCCTCAAGCCCAAGAAATCTGTGCCTCTCCCTATCAGATATAtgcacatcaagccttcgcctAATGAAACCAACAAGACATACGTGCTCCATGGCATATCGcgaccaaaacccagaaactcGACCTCCAACGGCAGCCGCACGCGCCCCCACCCGCGGACAATGGCTTCTAGAACGCTCACACACGCCGCCTCAGATTCCTGACTTCCAGATCGTGTTCTTGGTACACGCGCCGCCATGACAGCCTCCTCGTCCATCGATCTACAGAACCTGAGATTCCGAACCTCATCCGACCTTACACGCGCCTCCACACGCCTCCCTAGTTTCTAGCTTCTCCTCCATGCGTCGATGGAACAGCCACGCGCCGAAAACTGTGATGCTATCATCCATGACGTCAttaaatgccacgtcagcaaaTGCCACGTCAGCCTTAGCTCGTCATCAGCCACGTCAGTAGTGTTGCCTCGTCAGCACCACGTCACCTAGCTGATCATTGACCCAGACCGACCCGACCCTGACAACCCGGATCTAACCCATAAGCACTGACAGCTGACTTTGACCTGAACCatttgactttgactttttgcattaacctttgaccaaaagtcaaaatttccaaaagggcCTGTCTTGCttagtttttcgcgtagattccgattttgggcTTCGTTTTTGCATTTGAGACTCCAAAATTGgtcaattggcacattcttcattgtggtttcttcaaaggcattcttcacGGCATCttcaagtgatcttctcatgcttatccaacttcaagccttcatcgagcttccgtcttgagtttgagggagggtgttagagatatgtattaaacatatattagcccaatgtaataggcccaagcccagtcATACTTGTACTactagtctagggtttagtcgcttatatatactcatgttaggtttcattgtaatacaggaggttattgtactacactcttacacaataaagatgtagcccttaagggattccttcGTGGATGTAAGCCGTCAAGGCTGAACTACGTAACCCTTGTGTTCTCGatgttcctattctatgcttttccttccgcatccactctagcaagattaaatttttatgtttagacCCAGGTTAAATGCTTGACTTTCTTGCATCATTTTGCTGACAttggtttggtttctttttttgtttttttttttttgggtagtatATACATGAGATGTAGCTTGTTATTTTGAGTGTGTGCAGAGAGATGTGAATTAATTTGTATTTAACTTGGTTTGCTGGTTGagttaaagaaaaactatttgggtatatttttgggttttgtcaCTGTACCTCTATATcattttgtattctttaaatTTGCTAGTGAAATTTCTTCTTATTCTCATTGCTATCCATGAAGGTGTGAAGGCACATTAGGCACATGCTACTGATGGTAAAGTTGCTAACACAATTGGTGATAAGGCTGCTGGTAAAAGACCTATAGTATGGGTAAAATAGGAGGTAAACTACGGGTAGCATGGTTCAGTTGAGGAAGGGAGTAGTCTGCTACTATTTATGTACACGTGTGAGAGTTTGGAAGCAATTGATTGAGAGTTAGTTAGATTAATTCCACTCTCTACGGATCTGGTTACCTTTATATAAATTGGGACTTGTATCTGATTTAGTTATCAATGAGAATAGAATTTTCTTCCGTCAAATCTCTCTCTCGTTCTTCTgtgtttttcctttatttctttcttcatgcATTGCAATACTTTTCAGAAGGCAGGCTAAAAGCTAACCATGTAAATTTTTGGTGTTGTACTGTGTGTgtctctaatttatttttaagttcttttttcctttttttaaggtttttctaaagacataatattttcacaatcaatctCATGCAAGAGTGACATCCAAAGGTACTTTTCTACCACAACTGGtagaaaaataaagacatatataataaagaaCTCTGAAAAATGTATATATTGTATGATATATGATAgattgactctttttttttttttttttggagatataTGATAGATTGACTTGGTAATTAGCTAACTAGCCTAAACCATTTTCCTGCATTTATATATGGAGGGGTGGAATCGGATCATATATAGACCTGCCTATGTTACAGTACTtgtcaattaattaattacaaaattgctCATAGTTGCTCAAACatttaataatcaaaattattctTATTAAATAACCACACTGagtcaacaaaatttaaatagtcTTACAAGGAACagtttgaaaaattaattaaagcgTGAAGATGCAATAACTGAAACAGTTGTACCAAGTACGTAACAGTCTCCAGATACTAAACTGGTTCACAAGCACGTGGAAATGGAAAAACTAATTTTGTCTacagaaatttaaaatatactCACAAATGACCTCGCAACGATAGACAATACAATTCAAGGAATGCGACAACCTACGAAAAGGAGGGGGAAAAAGAGggggatgaagaagaagaatccgATGATAGAATTGGCAATGGCAAGACCCAAGGAATGCATTAACATAGCGTATGTGCCCAAAACAAATGCCAGCAACATTGCTCCCATGGCAGATATGGATAGGCAGAAGGCCAGCGAGGCAAGTAGGAAAGAAAAGTCTCCAGAATCTTTGTCGAGAAACAATAGTGGCATGAATAGTTGGATAAAGGCAGCAGAACAAGATTGCACCATGGCTATGGTATTTGTAATAATAAATGCTTAGAAAGCAGTATTACTCGTCAGAACTGCAAAGCCTGGGTGTGGGCCTTCTTGACCTATGAAACCTCTAGGCATGGTAATACCTGCCGCAAAAGTCACGGTTGCAATGAGTGTGTCCACCACCAAATGGTATTGGGATGTTTCTTTCATGATAGAAACAAATCGGTCTTTACGGGCTTTCCATTCAGCATTCCCGCGTTCGAGCTCAGCATACCAAGGTTCCCCCTTATATTCATAATGTTTTCTCTTTGGTAGGATATCATCTCCTAAGGGTCTTCGAAATTCCGTACGAAGACCATTGTCAATAAATGCACGTGTAATCTGCATAAACTGTGCAACATGTAGTAGAACACTAATAATTAGGATTTGAGAAAGGGAATAGCCAGCAAGGCACAGGAGTGCACATATTTTGAAAGGATAAGGTGAGAGGTAGAATTATTCTTGCAGCCCCTAGCCTGGCAGCAGCAGCAACTCAGTACTCCACCTTAATATTGGCATATATGCAGGGTCAaatagttttaacatttttttagtttctttttttgttcaattacGAATGACACCATTCAgcattaatctttttttaatttagtctttcttttttaagttttatttttctcaagTCAGTTTTctaactttaatttattttcaagttaaTCTTTCCATTTAGTGTTCCGTCCAATATTCCCATAATTTTAGGATCTTATACTTTGCAAAATAACTGAGTTTTGATGGACTTAACAATACATGTTGATATTGATTGAAAGTAGATGGAAGGAttatattgaaaaattataaaagttaaagTTATAAGACTGAATTGAAAACAAGTCAAAATCAAAAgagttatttgtaatttatatctcttttatataatatcttaatcgatttttttaataaatataaataagaaataaatatgCAACAccagaaaggaaaaagaaaaggaaacaatgTCCTCATAGTTTCCATTAGAAAAAAATATCccatgaaataaaattaaattttcctttACCTTTTTATCAGATAATTCTTCACTAGTTAAAGCAATGTCGTAAGCGTTGAAGTTTTGTTTGTTGAAGGCCATGTTATCAACTCTATAATGACACATGACATCCTTTATATAATGCAATGATTTGGAATGGTGATGGAGAGGTGTGTTCCCATGGGCATTCTTTTCATTTAAAAGGTTGTTGAGTAATGAAAACTTTGGTATGTACTTCGCTCCAAAGTCAGCCCAATTACTATTAGATATGTTCACGACAAAATGGAGTGCATTCCAGCTTCTCTCGTCGACTAGTTCGTAACAATCAAGACAATATTGCAAAATATCTTCCATTACCCAACGATGGCTTCAATGAGCTGCAATGTGAAGAGCTGTCATGCCCTTTGCATCTTTCATGTATGCTATAGATCTATCAACTTCCAGCAACACTTTTGTGATATAATAAGTACTACCAAAGTATGCTGCACAATGAAGCGGAGTCCAACGTTGTTTGTCAACTTGTTTAATCAAAGCACTTTGTTCTTGTTGTGCTATCATTTCCTTTTTTGTATCATATctaagagaaattaaatatgttagacataataatattttaaaagataCAAGGAAGACACGTGTTAGAAGATAGAAAAAGCATTCATAACGATAATTGAATGAGTTTATTATGTTGAATGAAAATCCATTTTATGCTCTATGTATCAATTTTAGTTTGTCACAcgttcatttattttttctaataaagtagaaaaattttaaaatcacaaaaaaaaaaaaaaaaaactacacatGATATACTATAATTGGAGCATAAAGTGtaacattaaaaatgagtctagcgattttattttggtttcacTACTTTCTTTGTATaagt
The Quercus lobata isolate SW786 chromosome 10, ValleyOak3.0 Primary Assembly, whole genome shotgun sequence DNA segment above includes these coding regions:
- the LOC115964977 gene encoding uncharacterized protein LOC115964977, yielding MLGHPVERADVYVKLHLHKDGTPVNTVAKGNIEKINELLSESSNRVQSSDLTGSIPWAPDDVYAQVFGNERNGRVRGVGFGPTPSMHPAKSTPTIAQVRSQERDAEVTQLKNQVASLMEKVNRYENLEERMTQLMQLVQNQQNHSSEASRGGFGLDHQSPTPYRSQASSHQETSI